GAGGGACACATCGGCCGTGCCCTCCGGCGTCGCTTCCGCCCCGGCTTCATGCTCTGGTGCTGCTTCCACTTCCGCCGTTTCAGATGTGGATTCAGATGCGGAGGTTTCGTCTGTATCAGGCGGCGGCAGGAGTTGTCTGGCCTGCTCAATCAGCGCCACAGCTTCATCGAAGCTGATGTCCAGGATACTGGCCACATCGTTGAGATTGGCATCGGCCAACTCTTCGAGGGTGGCAATCCCGGCTTTCTGCAAATACTGGGCATAGGCCGGATTGAGGGTCGTCAAATCGGTCAGCGGAACGTCCGGCCGTGAGAGCAGGGACTGGAACTGGCTGGCCACTTCGCGTTTCATTTCCGCATCGCTGCGGATGTCAATGTTCCACCCCACCAGTTTCGAGGCCAGCCGGACGTTCTGCCCCCGTTTGCCGATGGCCAGACTGAGCTGTGATTCCTCAACAATGACTTCGAGGCGCTGGTTGGTGAAATCGGTAATCTGGACGCGGCTCACCTTGGCCGGGGACAGCGCATTGGCGGCAAACACCACCGGGTCTTCCGACCACGGAATGATGTCAATCTTTTCGCCGCGCAGTTCCCGGATGACAGCCTGCACGCGCGAACCCTTCATCCCGACACAGGCACCCACCGGGTCCACGTCCGGGTCATTCGAGGCCACGCCTACCTTCGCCCGCTCGCCGGGTTCCCGCGCCGCCGCCTTGATGGTCACGGTTCCATCGTAGATTTCAGGGACTTCCATCTCGAACAGCCGCTTGAGCAGTTCGGGACTGGTGCGCGAAACGTGAACCTGCGGCCCCTTGGCATCTTTCGTCACCTGGGTGATGACGACGCGCACCCGGTCGTTCTGGCTGAAGTTTTCCGCCGGCGACTGTTCGGAGCGGGGAAGCAGGGCTTCCGTGCGCCCGATGTCGAGAATGATATTGCCCCGCTCAAAGCGTTTGACGACGCCGTGGACAATCTCCCCCACGCGCCCGATGTATTCGTTGTAGATGTTTTCGCGTTCGGCTTCCCGAACCTTCTGGACGATGATTTGTTTGGCCGTCTGCGCGGCGATGCGGCCGAGTTCCTCGAAGCGGTCCTGCCGTGGTTCGTAGAGCACGTCGCCAATTTCAGCCGTTTCGTCCGCCTGGAGGGCTTCCTCCAGCGAGACTTCCGTTTCCGGGGAGACGACGACATCGGTCACGCGCTTGGCCGCATAAAGTTCCATGCGGTGGCTTTCCTCGCTGTAAATGGCCACGAGGTTTTCATTCGACTTGAAGTGCCGCCGGGCCGCGGCCGTCACCGCATCCTGAAGGGCCTCGATGATGGTGCGCGGGTCAATGTTTTTGTCCCGGCTGATAGCCTGAATCTGCTCTGACAGTATGGACATAGCTTGCTTGCCTCCGTCTGGACACCGCTACGGTCTGGTATCCGCCGCTTCCCTTCCGCGTTCCCGTTCACGCGCCGCGCGTTTTTCTTCCGCCACGCGAAAGAGGTCTTCTGCCGTGACTTCGAGTTGGGCCTGCGCAATGTCGGAAAGCGCAATGGGTGTTTCCGCGCCCGTCTCATCGCACAGGACAATGACCGGTCCCTCTCCGGTCCGGACGGCACCAATCCGCCCGCGAAACAGCCGCCTGCCGTTGCGCGCCACCGTCGTCCGCAGCCGCACGCGATGACCGGTAAACCGTTGGTAGTCGGCCAACCGGTACAACTCCCGTTCAACACCGGGTGAGGAAACTTCCAGCGTGTAGGCCGTAGGCACCGCATCCAGGGCATCGAGATGTTCGCCGATCCGCCGACTGAGCGCCGCGCACTGGTCGAGTGTAACGCCGTTGGGGTGGTCCACCACGACGCGCAGCAGACGCCGCCGGCCGGCTCCTTTCATCTCACAAACGACAAACTCGAATCCATCCTGCGTCACGAGGCGTTCGATGGTTTCGGCAATGTCCAAGCTCTGGTTCCTCGGTGCTGAAGTCGTGAGGGCGACCGAATCCAACCGCCCCCTCACCGTCCTGTGCCGTCGGGCGTCTGGCAGGCGTTCACCGTCATGCTCCGCCTGTCTGCGCACCCAAAATAAGTCGTTCAGTATAAACAACTGCAATAAAAGGGCAAGGGCCGGTGCCCCGAATGCGGAAGGGAACGCCGTCCGGTTTCAGTCGCCCGGCGCGGGAGCGGTGAGGTGGTTACGCAGCCGGCGCGTCCGGGCTTCGTCCCCGATGATGACAAACCGCAGGTTGCCCATGTACTTCCGGGCCGCCGCCCGCACCTGCTCCGGCGTGACGGCCTGCAGCCGCTCCAGCGAGGTGAAGTTCTGGCGCCATCCGCCGCCCACCAGCTCGTACAGCGCCAGGGCCGCCACCTGCCCGCTGTTGGTTTCTTCAGCCAGATAGGTTGTGGTGAGAAATTGCGCCACCGTGGCGCGCAGTTCGGCCGGCTCAACGGGTTCGGTCTTGAGCCGTTCGATTTCCTTCAGCATCACTTCCACTGCCTGCGGGGCGGACACCGAAGAGACATAGATGCCGCCCAGGTTGGCCCCCTGGGCCGTCAGAAAGGCCGTCGGCGCATAGGAGAGGTTCCGCTTGACGCGCACTTCTTCAAAAATCCGGTCCCGCAGGACGGCTGCCGCCAGGCGCAGCGCCGGAAAGTCCGGTGCGGTGAGGGGCGGCGCCACATAGACGCCCTGCACATAGTCGGTCGGCAGGGAACGGTTGACAATCGTCACATCCGCTTCCGTCCAGGACAGGGGCGGCAGCGGCTTCGGAGGCGTTCCGGCCGGCAGCCCGGCAAACAGCCGGGTGGCCTCGGTGGCAAGGCGCTCAGGCGCAACATCGCCCACGACGACGAGCAGCATCCGTTTCGTCGTCAGAAGCCGGGCATAATGAGCGCGCACATCCGCCACACCCAGCCGCGCCAGAGCTTCCGGCGTGCCGGTCGGCGTCGCCGCGTAGGGGTGCTGGCGGTACACGGCTGTGGCCTGGGTTTTCTGCAACAGGGCATCGGGATCGTCTTCATCATCGAGCAGGGAAGCCAGCAGCCGCTCGCGCATCAGCGTGACATCCTCCGCCTCGAAACGCGGGTGGCGGACGACATCGGCAAAGAGTTTCCAGCTCTGCTCAAAGGTCTGGCGGGTGGTGGCCAGAGTGAGGGCCGAGTAATCGTACGTCACGAGGTAGCTCAGACTACAGCCCAGGCGGGCTGTCTCCCGGCGCAGAAGGGTGCGGGGAAAACGGCGGCTCGCCTCGGTGGCCGCCGCCAGCGTCAGTGCCTCGATACCGGCCTGCGCCGGCGCGACGTTGCCGGCTCCGCCGGCAAAGAACAGTCCGACCGCCACGGTCTGGCTGCCCGGACGCCGTTTGACGAGGGTTTTGACACCGGCAACGGTCTGCTCCGTGACGAAATCCTGCGGCCGGAGGCGGGGCGCGGTGTCCTGCGGCCGGGCCTGCACTGTCCAGTTGCCGGCCAATCCGCCGGCAACGACAAACGCCAGCGCCAGCACCAGTTGCCACCTGACCCGAGGCTTGTCATAAAGCCCGGTGTCGGGGTGTGTCCCGGATGTCATGTGGCGTGGCTGTGGCGTGGCGTTGTGCCACGGCTTCATCCAGCCCGATAGAATGTTCATGCCTACCTCTCGAAATCGGCTTCCCGTCAACACGGGACGGTACGGACAAAGCTACAACCCAACCGCCAGTGCCGCCAACCGTGATACCTGTACCTTTTGACCGCCCGGTGCTGTTCCGTCTGCGCTCAATCGGCGACACGGTGCTGATGACGCCGGTATTGAGTGCCCTGAAGGCGTGGCGGCCGGACCTGCCCATTGCCGTGGTGACGGAACCGCTTTCGGCGCCGCTGCTCGAACCGCATCCACTGGTGGATGAACTGCTTGTGATACCGCGCGCCCGGCGCGGCATCGCCGGCCTGGAGATGCGCCTTGGGGTCATTCGGCGGCTGCGGGCTGGGAACTTCGACATGGGTTTCAACCTGCACGGCGGCACAACCGCCGCCTGGCTGATGCGGCTGGCCGGTATCCCCCGGCGGGTTGGCTACGCGCTGCCCAACACGCGCTGGCTGCTGACGCACGTGGCGCCGGCCCCAACCGAAATCTGGCAGAAGTCCACGATTCACTGCGTCGAGCAGCAGCTCGGCCTGCTGAAGCTCGTCGGTGTGCCCGTGCCGTCGCCGCTTCCGCGGACGAAGCTCTACTGCGCGCCCCAGGCCCGCGCGGCCGTTACGGCCAGGCTGCGCCGGGCCGGTGTTTCCGGCCCCTACGCGGTCGTTCACCCGGCGGCGGCTTTCCAGAGCAAGCAGTGGGCGGCAACGCATTTCGCCGACATTGTGAACTATCTGGCACAGCGCGGGTTGCAGCCGGTCATTGTGGTTGGGCCGGGAGAGGAGCCGGTGGCCGAAGCCGTCCGCCGTGCCCTGCCGGCGGCTCACCGGGCGCTGTTTTTCACGGACCTGCCGCTTTCCGAAACCATGGCGCTCATTGCCGGCTGTGCCTTTTTCGTGGGCAACGACAGCGGCCCGGCCCACATTGCCGCCGCCTTTGAGCGCCCGCTCGTGGTCATTTTCGGTTCGTCGAATGAAACCGTCTGGTCGCCGTGGACGAACGTCCCGCACCGGGTGGTGCGCCACCGGTTGCCATGTGTCCCGTGCGCCGGGCCGGTCTGTCATGCCTTCCCGGAACCGGAATGTATCCGCCGGGTGACGGTGGCCGAGGTGACGTCCGCCATTGACGCTGTCTTTCCGGCTTAGTCTGCGCTTTGGCCGTTCTGCCGGACTGCCCTTGTCCTGCTCAGACGGGAATCAGGCTGACGACTGACCTCGCCGCGGAGAGGAACCCTTCATTCCCCATTCCTGTGGCGCACGTGCACGTGCAGCCCCGCATCAGGCCGTGCTACAACAGTCTGTCTCACCGTTTTCCAGGGTTGTTGGTTTCTATTGCTGCCGTTTTGGAAATGCTGCATGTGTTCTGTCGCCAGGTGGCATGGTTAGCGCTGGTGGCGCTTCTCGGCGCGTATCTGTCAGGACCGCTGTCCGCGCCGGGGCAGGTGACGCGCCCCCGGCGGGTTGGTATCCCGGCCGGGTCTGCTGCCAGCATTGCCGAGCCGGAAATCCGCATTGCGCTGACCACGAACGCCGACTTCGCCACCGTAACCTGTGAAGGGCCCATGGCCTGTTCTACCGGGGAGCAGACCGATGACGTACTGCCCATCACGGCCGGAAAGGCCACGGTGCAGCTTGAAGTCGGGACCCGCCCCGCGCCGGGCAGCGGGTCGGAGCGTTACCGCGTTGAAGTCGCGTCGTTCCGGTCCCGTGAAGCGGCCGCGGCAGCGGTTGTCCGGTTGCGCGAGCAGGTCGCCGGGCCGGTAACGACGCGCTATGACGCGCGTGAGCAGGCGTATGTCGTCGTTGTCGGGGATTGTGCCGCGCCGGAAGACGCCGAGGCGCTCATGGTGAGTGTGGTCAACGCCGGGTTTCGCCGTCCGGTCATCACCCGCGACGCAGCTCCGGGAGCTTCTCTTCCGCGCCTGGGCGTGACGGCCGAAGGCGGAAGCTCCCTGCTGCGCGGCGCACAACGCTGCACCTTCACGGCTCTGGAGGAAGAACGCGCGCCGCTCAAGGTTTCGGGCCAGTCCTACCGGGGACGCATCGAGGTTTTCCTCAACCGGCGCGGACGCCTGACCGTCGTCAACGTCGTGCCGCTGGAAGCCTACCTGCGCGGCGTCGTTCCCAATGAACTGTCGCCGACGGTGTTTTCCAACCTCGAAGCCCTCAAGGCCCAGGCGATTGCCGCCCGCACTTATGCCCTGAAAAATCGCGGCAAGTATGCCGCCGAAGGCTATGACCTGCTGCCGACGGCGGCTTCGCAGGTCTATCGCGGGCAGGGTTCGGAGCATCCGCTGTCGGACCGCGCGGTGCTGGAAACACGCGGCATCGTGGCCACCTACCACGGCGAACCGATAGATGCCCTCTACACTTCCACTTCCGGCGGGCGTACGGAAAGCTCCGAGTACGTCTTTGGCGCACCGCAGCCGTACCTGAAAAGCGTCTTGGTTGCTCCTCTTCCCCAGGTGCGGGCCGGGCGGTGGATCGTTTCCAGCCAGAGTGTCGAGCACTGGCAGGACCCGGAGGTGCGGCTGCTGGCACGGGATTGGGCCCTGCTGCGCGTTCTCGGTTTCACCCTGCCGGAACGGCCCGGCGCGGCATACTTCACCACTCCGGCAACTGCCCGTGAAGTCACCCTCTGGCTCAACCGGGCGGCGCGGCTGGCGACGGCCGGGCCGGGTGAGCGTCCCACGGGGACGGTGCTGCGGCTGGAGGGCTTTGTGCCGGCGTTGCTGGCGGCGCTCTATGGCGCGGAGTCGCCCGCCCGTCTGGTCACGCCGGAAGATGCCCGCTACTGGCTGGGCACGGAAGCCGAACGTTTCCCGCCAGAGGTACGGCCGGCGTTGGCCTACCTGGTACGTGAAGACATCCTGCGCCCGACGGCGCTGCTGAATGCCGGGCGGCCGCTGACCCGTGGCGTCGCCCTTGGTCTGCTGGCCCGGACACTGCTGGCGCGGGGCATCCCGGCGCTCCAGAGCGGCACGGCGCGGCCCTACGACGGCACGGCGCTGACGGTACGCCTGGGCAAGGGAAAGGATGAGCAACGCTGGACGGTCGCGCCGGACGCCTACCTGTTCCGTACCTTTGGCGGCGAATGCCTGCCGGTCGAGCGGGTCGAAATCATCGGTGGCGAGACCGTGCGCCTGTATGCCGATCAGGATGGGCGGGTGCGCTATCTCGAAGTTTCGCCGGTGCGCAACGGTGCCACCGGCGACCGGACTTCGCCGTTTTCGTGGTGGGAAGTACGGCTTTCCCCGGCTGAACTTCAGGCACAGCTTTCCAAAGCCGGCGTCAATGTGGGCGACATCCGCGAGCTGAAGCCGCTGGCGCGCGGCGATTCGGGGCGGGTGGCGCGTCTCCAGGTCGTCGGCGCAGCCGGGACCAGCACCCTGACCGGACTCAAGATACGTTCGGCGCTTGGCATCCGGGAAAATCTCTTTGTCATCCTGCACGAGCGGGATGCTGCCGGGCGGCTGACAGGCGTCCGGTTCATCGGACGCGGCTGGGGGCATGGCGTCGGGATGTGCCAGGTCGGGGCTTACGGGCTGGCGGTGGAAGGTTACACCCACGAGCAGATTCTGAAGCATTTTTACACGGGGATTGCCCTGACGCGGCTCTATCCCTGAATGTCCACTGAATGGGCGGAGAAGTGACCCAATGGAAACCTGGCTTGGCTGGCCGGTCTGGAAACTGCTCGGTGTGGGCGTGCTCGTCGTCGGTCTGGCGCGGCGGTGGCCGACAGGGCCCGTTGTGCTCAGTGCGGGAGGTCTGACGGCATGGCTGGCCGGGATGCCGCTGGTGGGCCATCAGACGCAGCCGGGCATGCTGGATACCCTGGGCAAAGCCTTTGTGGAAAACCGCGTCATCACGCTCTATCTGCTGACGCTGCCGGCGGTCGGTCTGGCCGAACGCATGGGGCTGCACACGACCATGGGGCGTCTGATGGGACGGCTGACGGGCGTTTCCCTGGCGCGGCTGCTCATCGGTTTTCAGATGGCACGGGTGGCGATGGGGGCGTTGGGGCTGCGCCTGCAGGGGCACGTCACCTTCGGGCGGCCGATTGTCGCGCCGATGGCCACGGCCGTGCTGCCCTCGCCGGCCGGTGAGGGCGCAGCCAAAGCCGCGGTCGCGGCAGCCGAAAACTACGGCAACTTTTTCGGCCAGAACCTGTTTCCGGCCTCGGCCGGCTGTCTGCTCGTGGCCGGGGTGATGAAGGGCGCCGGGTATCCGGTGGATGTCGTCCGTCTGGCACTGTACGCGATTCCCATTGTAGCGGTGTCGCTTGGCGTGGCGGCCGTGCAGTTCGTATGGCTGGAGCGGCAGCTTGGGCAACGACCTGACGAGACGGCTGACCACGCCACTGCGCCGCAGGATACCCGCCATGGCTGAGGGAACATCCGTTCTGGCCCGGCTGGTTGGTCATCCGGCCACTCTGGAAGCGGCTTTTGCGCTCATTGGCGCGCTGCTGTGGGGCTACGCCGTACAGATTGCCTGTGACTGTCGCCGCGCCCGGCGGATGCTGGCGGCAGCCTACTGGTTCACGCTGGGGTTGCTGTTTGGGTTTGGCGCGTGGCTTCCGCACTGGGTGGCCGGGTTGCTCGTCGTCGGGCTGGTGGCCGTCGAGGCGGCGGGTGGCGTGCGTACCCAGGCAACCCCGGCCCAGGCAATACCGGCGCCGTCCGGTGAAATTTCTGCTCCGGGCTGGCGCGCACTGTGGCCGGTACTGACGATTCCCACGGTCACGTTCGTGCTGGCCGGCCTGACGGCGCTGGCCGGCGGCGAAGTCGGGCGGGGCGCGGTGGTCGGGCTGGCGCTGGGGGGCCTCGTTGCCGTCGGCGTGGCGCTTGTCGTTGGACGTTTTTCGTGGCCGACGGCGCTGGCCGCCGGACGGCAGTTGACCGAGGACATCGGTCCGCTGCATCTGTTGCCCCAACTGCTGGCATCCCTTGGATTGCTCTTTACGGCGGCCGGCGTGGGAACGCTGCTGGCCGACGGGGTGCAGCGGATCGTGCCGCCGGGCAGCCTGCCAGGGGCGGCCGTCGCCTATTTTCTCGGCATGACGCTCTTTACGGCGCTGGTTGGCAATTCCTTTGCGGCGTTTTCTGTCATCACAACCGGCATCGGTGTCCCGCTGGTCGTCGCACCGTTTGGGCTGGACCCGGCACTGGTGGCCATACTGGGGCTGACGGCCGGCAGTTGCGGCACGCTCTGCACGCCCATGGCGGCCAACTTCAACCTGCTGCCGGTCGGACTCTACGGCCTGCCGGACAACTACGCCGTCATTCGCTGGCAGTGGCGCGTGGCGGCTGTGCTGTGGCCATCCCATCTCATCGTTCTGGGACTGTTCTGGCTGTGCCGGTAAGGGCGACGGCGGTTGCCAGTTGTCTGAGCCGTTGACGTTGCGTAGCTGCGGCGCGCTCGGCTTCCACAATTGTCGTTGGCTGGAAGCGAACGGATTGACCGGGCCGGCGCTGGACGAAATCCGGCAGATCGGCCGTGATGATGTGCGCCACACGCGGATAGCCGCCGATGGTCTGAGCGTCGGCGAGCAACACCACCGGACGGCCATCGGGTGGGAGCTGGATGCTCCCGCAGGCAACGGCCGAAGATACCAGTTCCACAGGGTACGCCAGACGCAGGCGGACGCCTTCCAGCCGCGTCGCCATGCGGTTGGAGTCCGCGCCAATCGTCATGGCTTCATCAAACAGCGCCGCCTGACTGTCCGGGTCAAGGGCGTGGAATTCCGCGCCGGGCAGGACGCGAAGCGGCCGGGTGTCGTCGGTGACGTACTCCGGCCGGGTCCGGTGCGCCAGCGCCAGTCCCGCCGCCGGTGTTGGAAGACCGGGAGACAGCGGAATCTCATCTCCGGCGCGCAGCGGTCGTCCAAGGAGGCCGTCCAGCCCGGCAAAGGGGTTCATGCTGGCGCTGCCCAGCCAGCGGGGCGTATGCAGGCCGCCAGCGACGGCCAGGTAGGCCCAGCGTCCACGGCGGGGTTGACGAAAGGCAAGCTGCTGTCCAGGCTGGACGGCATAACGCTGCCAGTTGGCGAGTGGTCGTCCGTCAAGGGTCGGGGCAAAGTCCGCGCCGCCAATGGCCATGACCGTCGCCTGCTCAAAACGCAGGCGCGGCCCCGGAAAGTGCATTTCCAGCAGGGCCGCTTCCAATGGGTTTCCCAGCAGGATGTTGAGCAGGGAAGCTGCCAGTCCGTCGAGTGCGCCGCTGCGCCCGATGCCCCAGCGTCGTTGCCCACTCCGCCCGGCATCCTGAACCGTGGTGTACAGCCCGGCTTCCAGAACGCGGATACCCATGGCGAAGTTGGAAGTTGGCGGAAATGCCGTGCCCAATGTGCGTCGTCAACCTGTGCCGCCGGCCCGTCTCAGGTGGCGGCTTCCGGGTGAACGGCCTGCAAAGCGGCCAGCAGCGCGTCGTTTTCTTCCGGCGTGCCGATGTTGAACCGGACGTATTCGCTGAGGAGCGGATACCGGCTGACATCCCGGATGAGCACGCCCCGGGCCAGCAGGGCTTCAAACAGGTGCCTGGGTGGAACGTGGGGCGTATGCAGCAGGTGGAAATTCGCCTGACTCGGCAGCAGCCGGAAACGGTCAAAGGACGCCATCGCCGCGCTGACACGCGCCCGTTCGTGGATGATGCGCTCAACGAGCGGCCGCAGCTCGTCAGCATACATTTCGACGGCCACCTGCGCTGCCGCCAGCGAAAAGAAGTTGACGTTGTAGGGCAGTTTGGCTTTGCCCAGTTCAGTCGCCAGTTCGGGCGCCATCAGCCCGTAGCCAATCCGCAGCCCGGCCATGGCCATGGCCTTGGAAAACGTCCGCAGCACAACCAGCCGGGGAAAATCAGACAGCAGCGGGACGAAGTTCTGCTGACAGAACTCATGGTAGGCCTCGTCCACGACGACGAAGCCATCAAAGTCCGTCAGGAAGGCGCGCAGCGCCGGCTCGTCAACGGTGACGCCGGTCGGATTGTTGGGCGAGCAGAGGATCACGGCCACGGCGCACGTCCGGTGGGCGGCTTCCAGCATGGCCGGGATGTCGTAGCTGAAGTCGGCGCGTGGCGGGACGTTGACCACCGTGCCGCCCAGAACTTCAACCATCAGACGGTAAACGGTGAACGTCGGCTCACTGAGGACGACCGGCGTTCCAGGAGCAACGAGGATCGTCAGCAGCGCCTGGATGATTTCATTGGAGCCATTGCCGACCACGACGCCATCCGCCCGCCAGCCGGCGAACCGGGCCAGTGCGGTTTGCAGTTCGGTGGGAACAAAGTCGGGATACCGCGCCCAGTCCCGCCCGGCAACCCGGCGGAGGGTTTCCGCCACGATGGCCGGGGGGATGCCAAACGGGTTTTCGTTCTGGTTGAGCTTGATGGGCACGCGGTGCGGCGTCAGGGTGTAGGCCTGAAGCCGCCGCACCGAGGGTTTGATGAGGTCGTCGAACGTCCGCATAGGCGTTTCAGCCACCGCAGACCTGCGCCAGCCGGGCGGCAAACGCATCCATGGCCGCGCGCGAGGTGTTTTCCGTGGCGCAAACGAGCAACTCGTGTGTACGCTCCGGGAAATAGCGCGACAACGGCAACCCGGCCAGGATGTCGTCTTCCAGCAGCGTTTCCACGAGTTGCGCGGCCGGCAGGGGCGTTCGGATGACGAATTCGTTGAAGACCGGCGCACGGTAGGTCAGGGTGATGCCGGGGATGGCCGTGAGAACGCCTTTCAGATAAGCGGCCTTCTGAAGGTTGCGCTGGGCCAGTTCCTGCAGACCGCGCCGGCCGACCGTTGCCAGAAAGATGCTGGCGACGAGCGCGCACAGACCTTCGTTGCTGCAAATGTTCGAGGTGGCTTTTTCGCGCCGGATGTGCTGCTCGCGGGTGGCAAGGGTGATGACAAAGCCCCGGCGCCCTTCGGCATCATAGGCCTGACCGATCAGGCGGCCCGGCATCTGGCGGGCGAAGCGTTCGTGGGTGGCGAAAAAGCCCAGGTGCGGCCCCCCAAAGGCCGGTGGCACGCCGAAAGACTGTCCTTCGCCCACGACGATGTCCGCGCCGACCGTGCCGGGCGCGACGAGCAGCCCCAACGACATGGCTTCCGCCACCGTGACAACCGTCAGCGCCTTGTGTTTCTGGGCCGCTGCTGCCAGTGGCGCGGGGTCTTCAATACAGCCGAAAAAGTTGGGCGACTGCACGGCAACACAGGCCGTAGCATCATTGACGAGCGCCTCGACGGGCAGCGTCGTTCCGGCTTCGGAGAGCGGCGCCAGGACGAGTTCGATCCCCGCCCGCCGGGCGTAGGTCTCACACACCGCCCGGTATTCCGGGTGGATGCCTTCCGACAGCACGACCCGGTAGCGGTTCGTCAGGCGCGCCGCCATCAGCAACGCTTCAGCCAGCGCCGTGGCCCCGTCGTACATCGAGGCGTTGGAGACTTCCATCCCGGTCAGTTGGCAGATGAACGTCTGGTACTCGAAGATGGCCTGGAGCGTGCCCTGGTTGATTTCCGGCTGATACGGCGTGTAGCTCGTGTAGAACTCCGACCGCGACACCAGGGTG
This window of the Chloracidobacterium sp. N genome carries:
- the hisC gene encoding histidinol-phosphate transaminase yields the protein MRTFDDLIKPSVRRLQAYTLTPHRVPIKLNQNENPFGIPPAIVAETLRRVAGRDWARYPDFVPTELQTALARFAGWRADGVVVGNGSNEIIQALLTILVAPGTPVVLSEPTFTVYRLMVEVLGGTVVNVPPRADFSYDIPAMLEAAHRTCAVAVILCSPNNPTGVTVDEPALRAFLTDFDGFVVVDEAYHEFCQQNFVPLLSDFPRLVVLRTFSKAMAMAGLRIGYGLMAPELATELGKAKLPYNVNFFSLAAAQVAVEMYADELRPLVERIIHERARVSAAMASFDRFRLLPSQANFHLLHTPHVPPRHLFEALLARGVLIRDVSRYPLLSEYVRFNIGTPEENDALLAALQAVHPEAAT
- the gcvPA gene encoding aminomethyl-transferring glycine dehydrogenase subunit GcvPA, with protein sequence MRYIPNATPDEQADMLASMGVSSIAELFRGIPEDLRLQRPLNLPPMASEAELMQLMESLAGQNRLPQHSFLGAGVYDHVRPLIIDTLVSRSEFYTSYTPYQPEINQGTLQAIFEYQTFICQLTGMEVSNASMYDGATALAEALLMAARLTNRYRVVLSEGIHPEYRAVCETYARRAGIELVLAPLSEAGTTLPVEALVNDATACVAVQSPNFFGCIEDPAPLAAAAQKHKALTVVTVAEAMSLGLLVAPGTVGADIVVGEGQSFGVPPAFGGPHLGFFATHERFARQMPGRLIGQAYDAEGRRGFVITLATREQHIRREKATSNICSNEGLCALVASIFLATVGRRGLQELAQRNLQKAAYLKGVLTAIPGITLTYRAPVFNEFVIRTPLPAAQLVETLLEDDILAGLPLSRYFPERTHELLVCATENTSRAAMDAFAARLAQVCGG